The proteins below are encoded in one region of Fusobacterium massiliense:
- a CDS encoding Mini-ribonuclease 3 — protein MVNVEKDIREYSGLELAYIGDAVWEIKMREHYLSFGYSIFKLNKEVKAKVNAKFQSLVYNKIIDSLDEKFQTIGKRAKNSNIKTFPKSCTVMEYKEATALEAIIGAMYLLKKEEDINKIINLVIKGERNGNF, from the coding sequence ATGGTCAATGTAGAAAAAGATATTAGGGAATACAGTGGTCTTGAACTTGCCTATATTGGAGATGCTGTATGGGAAATTAAAATGAGAGAACATTATTTATCTTTCGGTTACAGTATTTTTAAATTAAATAAGGAAGTTAAAGCAAAAGTAAATGCAAAATTTCAAAGTTTAGTTTATAATAAGATAATAGATAGTTTAGATGAAAAATTTCAAACGATTGGGAAGAGGGCAAAGAACAGTAATATAAAAACTTTTCCTAAAAGCTGTACGGTTATGGAGTATAAAGAAGCAACAGCTTTAGAAGCTATAATTGGAGCGATGTATTTATTGAAAAAAGAAGAAGATATTAATAAAATAATAAATTTAGTTATAAAGGGAGAAAGAAATGGGAATTTTTAA
- a CDS encoding polyphenol oxidase family protein encodes MNNVDNNIIEHENYIELENFNKFGIKIYFTNRKYGNILDKSLDEIKKDFNINKTIISSHQTHSANVELVKDTNNLYFENTDGFLTSNTDIAFLTKYADCLPVFIFDEETDVFGVVHSGWKGTFQEITLEAIKKIKNKKDFSKIHILFGIGISCEKYDVGEEFLEKFKQKFDGGIVEKAFLKKDNKIYFDNQLFNYHLFLSYGIPKENIYLNSRCTFSENFHSYRRDKEKSGRNGAIIWKEF; translated from the coding sequence ATGAATAATGTTGATAATAATATAATTGAACATGAAAATTATATTGAACTAGAAAATTTTAATAAATTTGGAATAAAAATTTATTTTACAAATAGAAAATATGGGAATATTTTAGATAAAAGTTTAGATGAGATAAAAAAAGATTTCAATATTAATAAGACTATAATTTCATCTCATCAAACTCATAGTGCAAATGTTGAATTAGTTAAGGATACAAATAATTTATATTTTGAGAATACAGATGGTTTCTTAACTTCTAATACTGATATAGCTTTTTTAACAAAATATGCAGATTGTTTACCCGTATTTATTTTTGATGAAGAAACTGATGTTTTTGGAGTTGTTCATTCAGGTTGGAAAGGAACATTTCAAGAAATTACTTTAGAGGCCATAAAAAAAATCAAAAATAAAAAAGATTTTTCTAAAATTCATATTCTTTTTGGAATAGGAATTTCTTGTGAAAAATATGATGTTGGTGAAGAATTTTTAGAGAAATTTAAACAAAAGTTTGATGGTGGTATAGTAGAAAAAGCTTTTTTAAAAAAAGATAATAAAATTTATTTCGATAATCAACTTTTCAACTATCATCTGTTTCTTTCGTATGGAATACCTAAAGAAAATATTTATTTGAATAGTAGATGTACTTTCTCAGAGAATTTTCATTCATATAGAAGAGATAAAGAAAAATCAGGTAGAAATGGTGCTATAATTTGGAAGGAGTTTTAA
- a CDS encoding Smr/MutS family protein → MYNEIDLHNLDYKVALALFKKKYNDAIKRKDKREILIIHGYGANKLEHNPVLATNIRLFLSKNKDKLSYRLDINPGVTYVTPIFRLE, encoded by the coding sequence ATGTATAATGAAATTGATTTGCATAATCTTGATTATAAAGTAGCATTAGCTTTATTTAAAAAAAAGTATAACGATGCTATTAAAAGAAAAGATAAAAGAGAAATTTTAATTATTCATGGTTATGGAGCTAATAAATTGGAACATAATCCTGTTTTAGCAACAAATATTAGATTATTTTTATCAAAAAATAAGGATAAATTGAGTTACAGGTTGGATATAAATCCAGGAGTAACTTATGTAACGCCTATATTTAGATTAGAATGA
- a CDS encoding DUF6678 family protein, translating to MQSIHNILCEKLNPRSGVIKISISNDEDRIYFDISWKRDFHFIVTGWVHYGWYYVQRDKQFISPSYVYKKIDDRALSVMQHIIDEIENGKYNNKKTEKEKIKQVIEKRNLTSFMNNTKWKELIDSIMENMRDIPIQYKTFFDEETPSVYWTIDTDEHFFHMNMSIVEWFKIRSKIEKVLGQGRLIEPKTCVTDKKSEIESMLNRFSIPYEYDDVEKCFTIFGYR from the coding sequence ATGCAATCAATACATAATATTTTATGTGAAAAACTAAATCCGAGAAGTGGAGTTATCAAAATCAGTATTTCTAATGATGAAGATAGAATTTATTTCGATATAAGTTGGAAGAGAGATTTCCATTTTATAGTTACTGGTTGGGTGCATTACGGCTGGTATTATGTACAAAGAGATAAACAATTTATATCGCCATCTTATGTTTATAAAAAAATAGATGATAGAGCGTTATCTGTTATGCAGCACATTATAGATGAAATTGAAAATGGAAAATATAACAACAAAAAAACTGAAAAAGAAAAAATTAAACAGGTTATTGAAAAAAGAAATCTAACCTCCTTTATGAATAACACAAAATGGAAAGAACTGATAGATTCCATCATGGAGAACATGAGAGACATCCCGATACAATATAAAACATTTTTTGATGAAGAAACGCCTAGCGTGTATTGGACGATTGATACTGATGAACATTTTTTTCATATGAATATGAGCATTGTTGAATGGTTTAAAATTAGAAGTAAAATTGAGAAAGTTCTTGGTCAAGGACGTTTAATTGAGCCAAAGACATGTGTTACTGATAAAAAATCAGAAATAGAGTCGATGCTTAATAGATTTAGTATTCCTTATGAATATGATGATGTTGAAAAATGTTTTACTATTTTTGGATATAGATGA
- a CDS encoding recombinase family protein, with translation MDIDDKLSTIEVASAKTGSIISEFNRMIKECERASIYIVLTKSLSRFGRDARESLEAVSRIRVVRTRIIFEKDKIDVETVKDEFLISIIEACEQAENDWRNENIRLSLKYRSEDEISGLYNRGCFSYKKDKNGIISSRTN, from the coding sequence TTGGATATAGATGATAAACTATCTACTATTGAAGTAGCATCTGCTAAGACCGGCTCGATAATATCAGAATTTAATAGAATGATAAAAGAATGTGAAAGAGCAAGTATATACATTGTTCTAACTAAAAGTCTTAGTCGCTTTGGACGTGATGCTAGAGAAAGTTTAGAAGCTGTTAGCAGAATAAGAGTAGTAAGGACAAGAATTATCTTTGAGAAAGATAAGATAGATGTAGAGACTGTTAAAGATGAATTCCTGATTAGCATAATTGAAGCATGTGAACAAGCAGAAAATGACTGGAGAAACGAAAATATACGCTTGAGTTTAAAATACAGATCCGAGGATGAAATATCTGGACTATATAATAGAGGCTGTTTCAGCTACAAAAAAGATAAGAATGGGATAATTTCAAGCAGAACAAATTAA
- a CDS encoding tetratricopeptide repeat protein → MINEIKAYWDKQKKEYEDRYKETFLKDYERSTEYLKKMESYLLSKQKEYPSDIDIVCTLASLKLELRRGEYIKYLNSFFNEFEIYLDNAQKARVYTNIAFNYDYTEETLEYLLKAKDLDSPFVETYTGLGLYYFSMYQSNENKEWLILSQKYFKKAKNIDDSYEYSFNHAVSLYELKEYEKAKEIFLELLKKYPDRMSLLLSIAYCEVYLGNKDKAISWLEKVKSGEDENHNLKTDDISAEQIFDAYYVLEEFDKFLHYYSDEVICQYYLADWEHYYYALWLKDEKAKFFVLEEKNRLYLMDAIKEAIVDDDYVSEEEKKKYIEELEKDKREYEEMISRVKSLTFKPKVRLKLYPEFSCFMVDCVRHKFK, encoded by the coding sequence TTGATAAATGAAATAAAGGCATATTGGGACAAGCAGAAAAAAGAATATGAGGATAGATATAAAGAGACATTTTTAAAGGACTATGAAAGATCAACAGAATACCTTAAAAAAATGGAAAGCTACTTGTTATCCAAACAAAAAGAATATCCTTCAGATATTGATATAGTATGTACGCTTGCTTCTTTAAAATTAGAGCTTAGACGCGGTGAGTATATAAAATATTTAAATTCTTTTTTTAATGAATTTGAAATTTATTTAGATAACGCTCAAAAAGCAAGAGTTTACACCAATATTGCATTTAACTATGATTATACTGAAGAAACATTAGAATATTTACTAAAAGCAAAGGATTTAGATTCTCCTTTTGTTGAAACATATACAGGATTGGGGCTTTATTACTTTAGTATGTACCAGTCTAATGAAAATAAAGAATGGCTTATATTGAGTCAAAAATATTTTAAAAAAGCTAAAAATATTGATGATAGTTATGAATATTCCTTCAATCATGCAGTCTCTTTATATGAACTCAAAGAATATGAGAAAGCTAAAGAAATATTTTTAGAATTATTAAAAAAATATCCTGATAGAATGAGCCTATTGCTTAGCATTGCATACTGCGAAGTATATCTTGGTAATAAAGATAAAGCAATATCTTGGTTAGAAAAAGTAAAGTCAGGAGAAGATGAAAATCACAATTTGAAAACAGATGATATTTCTGCGGAGCAAATTTTTGATGCCTATTATGTACTTGAAGAATTCGACAAATTCTTACATTACTATAGCGATGAAGTTATTTGTCAATACTATCTAGCTGACTGGGAACACTATTATTATGCTTTATGGTTAAAGGATGAAAAAGCAAAATTTTTTGTCCTTGAAGAAAAAAATAGACTCTATTTAATGGATGCTATTAAAGAAGCTATAGTTGATGATGACTATGTGAGCGAGGAAGAGAAGAAGAAATATATTGAGGAATTGGAAAAAGATAAAAGAGAATACGAAGAAATGATTTCTCGTGTAAAATCTCTAACTTTCAAACCAAAAGTGAGGCTTAAGCTGTATCCAGAGTTTTCTTGCTTCATGGTAGACTGTGTGAGACATAAATTTAAATAA
- a CDS encoding ATPase, translating to MLDEFLKNELSFNREAGTYLFYGEDLEKNYRIALDFAANIFSKNSDDERKKEIFEKTNKELYSDLVILDTINIDSVRELIKKTYTSSHEGGAKVFILKNIQNIRKESANAMLKVIEEPSKDNFFILLSSKLNVLSTIKSRAIIYKVKKDTAEELDVDKYIYNFFLGLSSDIKEYKKKNIDLSTEKSYKSIGGILKEYQTNKSIEIKIDLYKCMRNFIQESYALKEYEKIKFAEDIFLNVSKEDTALVINYLINLVKRNMNLKQKLEYKKMLRFPINMKIFFINFVLSL from the coding sequence ATGTTAGATGAATTTCTAAAAAATGAACTAAGTTTTAATAGAGAGGCTGGAACTTATCTATTTTATGGAGAAGATTTAGAAAAAAATTATAGAATTGCTTTAGACTTTGCAGCAAATATTTTTTCAAAAAACTCAGATGATGAGAGAAAAAAAGAAATTTTTGAAAAAACGAATAAGGAATTATATAGTGATTTAGTGATTCTAGATACTATTAATATTGATAGTGTTAGAGAGCTTATAAAAAAGACTTATACTAGTTCCCATGAAGGTGGAGCCAAGGTTTTTATTTTAAAAAATATTCAAAACATTAGAAAAGAGAGTGCTAATGCTATGTTAAAAGTTATAGAAGAGCCATCAAAAGATAACTTTTTTATTCTTTTATCAAGTAAGTTAAATGTTCTCTCAACAATAAAATCTAGAGCAATTATCTATAAAGTAAAAAAAGATACAGCTGAAGAACTTGATGTAGATAAATATATTTATAATTTTTTCTTAGGTTTATCTTCAGATATTAAAGAATATAAAAAGAAAAATATTGATTTATCTACTGAGAAATCTTATAAAAGTATAGGTGGTATTTTAAAAGAATATCAGACAAATAAAAGCATTGAAATTAAAATTGATTTATATAAGTGCATGAGAAATTTTATTCAAGAATCATATGCTTTAAAAGAATATGAGAAGATAAAATTTGCAGAGGATATATTTTTAAATGTTAGTAAAGAGGATACTGCTTTAGTAATAAATTATCTTATTAATTTGGTTAAAAGAAATATGAATTTAAAACAAAAATTAGAATATAAAAAAATGTTAAGATTTCCAATTAATATGAAAATATTTTTTATTAATTTTGTATTATCTTTATAA
- a CDS encoding IS256 family transposase: MYKVKPLTEGKKNIIATLIEEYDIKTAEDIQEALKDLLGGTIKSMMKAEMDEHIGYEKYQHSDATNYRNGVKKKNVRSTFGEFQVEVPQDRNSTFEPQIVKKRQKNISEIDQKIINMYAHGLTTRQISEQIEDIYGFECSESFISNVTDKILQDIQDWQNRPLEKVYPVIFIDATHFSVREDNRIKKIAAYVVLGITKDGMKEVLSLEIGENENSKYWLGVLNALKNRGINDIMVICADGLIGIKEAIATAFSQTEYQRCIVHQVRNTLKYVSYKDKKEFASDLKSIYLAVTEAQALENLDKVSEKWEEKYPNSMSSWYQNWDVLTPIFKFSLEVRKVIYTTNAIESLNSTYKKLNSQRTVYPSDKALLKALYLSTLEATKKWSQPLRNWGKVYGEFSIMYEGRFGA; the protein is encoded by the coding sequence ATCTACAAAGTAAAACCATTAACAGAAGGGAAAAAGAATATTATTGCTACTTTAATTGAAGAGTATGATATTAAAACTGCTGAAGATATTCAAGAAGCTCTTAAAGATCTTCTTGGAGGAACTATCAAATCTATGATGAAAGCTGAGATGGATGAGCATATTGGATATGAAAAGTATCAACATTCTGATGCTACTAATTATCGTAATGGTGTGAAAAAGAAAAATGTACGTTCTACTTTTGGTGAGTTTCAAGTTGAAGTTCCTCAAGATAGAAATTCTACTTTTGAACCTCAAATTGTTAAAAAGAGACAGAAAAATATTTCTGAGATAGATCAAAAAATCATAAATATGTATGCGCATGGTTTAACTACTAGACAAATATCTGAACAAATTGAAGATATATATGGTTTTGAATGTTCTGAGAGCTTCATTTCTAATGTAACTGATAAAATACTACAAGATATTCAAGATTGGCAAAATAGACCTTTAGAAAAGGTTTATCCGGTAATTTTTATTGATGCTACTCATTTTTCTGTCAGAGAAGATAATAGAATTAAAAAAATAGCTGCTTATGTGGTACTAGGCATTACAAAAGATGGAATGAAAGAAGTACTTAGTTTAGAAATTGGAGAAAATGAAAATAGTAAATATTGGTTAGGTGTTTTAAATGCATTAAAAAATAGAGGTATAAATGATATTATGGTAATTTGCGCTGATGGATTAATAGGGATAAAAGAAGCGATTGCTACTGCTTTTTCTCAAACAGAATATCAACGTTGTATAGTCCATCAAGTAAGAAATACTTTAAAATATGTGTCATACAAAGATAAGAAAGAATTTGCTTCTGATTTAAAAAGTATATACCTAGCAGTAACAGAAGCACAAGCATTAGAGAATTTAGATAAAGTTAGTGAAAAATGGGAAGAAAAATACCCAAATTCCATGTCAAGCTGGTATCAAAATTGGGATGTTTTAACACCAATATTTAAGTTTTCATTGGAAGTAAGGAAAGTAATATATACCACAAATGCAATAGAGAGTTTGAATAGTACTTACAAGAAATTAAATAGTCAAAGAACAGTATATCCAAGTGATAAAGCGCTATTAAAGGCACTTTACTTATCAACACTTGAAGCTACAAAAAAATGGAGTCAACCATTAAGAAATTGGGGAAAAGTATATGGAGAATTTAGTATAATGTATGAAGGTAGATTTGGAGCATAA
- the mreB gene encoding rod shape-determining protein, with product MGIFNFKANRSIGIDLGTANTLVYSKKHKRIVLNEPSVVAVERETKKVLAVGNEAKEMLGKTPDTIVAVKPLSEGVIADYDITEAMIKYFIKKIFGTYNFFMPEIMICVPIDVTGVEKRAVLEAAISAGAKRAYLIEEARAAALGSGMDISVPEGNMIIDIGGGSTDVAVISLGGTVVSRTIRVAGNNFDADIIKYVKKTYNLLIGDRTAEEIKIKIGTALPLEEEETMEIKGRDLIMGLPKTVTISSEEVREAIKDSLNEILQCVKTVLEKTPPELASDIVDKGMVMTGGGSLIRNFPEMIAKHTNLKVHLAENPLESVVVGAGLALDQLGVLRKIEKAER from the coding sequence ATGGGAATTTTTAATTTTAAGGCTAATAGAAGTATAGGTATTGACTTGGGAACAGCTAATACACTTGTGTACAGTAAAAAGCATAAAAGAATTGTTTTGAATGAACCATCTGTTGTTGCTGTTGAAAGAGAAACTAAAAAAGTTTTAGCTGTTGGAAATGAAGCAAAAGAAATGCTTGGTAAAACACCTGATACTATTGTTGCTGTCAAACCTTTAAGTGAAGGAGTTATTGCAGATTATGATATTACTGAAGCAATGATAAAGTATTTTATTAAAAAAATATTTGGAACTTATAATTTTTTTATGCCAGAAATTATGATTTGTGTTCCTATTGACGTTACTGGAGTTGAAAAAAGGGCTGTTCTTGAAGCAGCTATTTCAGCTGGAGCAAAAAGAGCATACCTAATAGAAGAAGCAAGAGCGGCTGCTCTGGGATCTGGTATGGATATATCTGTTCCGGAAGGAAATATGATTATAGATATCGGTGGAGGTTCTACAGATGTTGCAGTAATATCTTTAGGAGGAACAGTTGTAAGTAGAACAATAAGAGTTGCTGGTAATAATTTTGATGCTGATATTATTAAATATGTTAAAAAGACATATAATCTTTTGATAGGAGATAGAACAGCTGAAGAAATAAAAATTAAAATAGGAACAGCTTTACCATTAGAAGAAGAAGAAACTATGGAAATTAAAGGTAGAGACTTGATAATGGGGCTACCTAAAACTGTTACAATAAGTTCAGAAGAAGTTAGAGAGGCTATAAAAGACTCATTAAATGAAATTTTACAATGTGTCAAAACAGTTCTTGAAAAAACTCCTCCAGAACTTGCATCAGATATTGTTGATAAAGGTATGGTTATGACTGGTGGAGGATCATTGATAAGAAACTTCCCAGAAATGATAGCTAAACATACAAACTTAAAGGTACATTTAGCTGAAAATCCTTTAGAAAGTGTTGTTGTTGGAGCTGGTCTTGCTCTAGATCAACTTGGAGTTTTAAGGAAAATTGAAAAGGCTGAAAGATAA
- the aroF gene encoding 3-deoxy-7-phosphoheptulonate synthase — MYIKLKNKKLYSDLEKLLLENDIKFFTVDDIRIALLYVPKAFDFKKLEKFEDNIELIKIKSTFKFASREFKEDDTVINVKNHLIGGNNFMLMAGPCSVENKEMLSNIAKEVKKGGAIALRGGAYKPRTSPYDFQGLGEIGLKYLREVADENDMLVVTEVMDSEDIDLVLQYTDIVQIGARNMQNFSLLKKLGKIDKPVLLKRGLSATINEFLLSAEYIIAHGNRQVILCERGIRTFETMTRNTVDINGLALVRELSHLPIIIDASHGTGKRSLVEPVTLAGIVAGANGAMVEVHENPECALSDGPQSLNFEMFEKLSKNLKKALKFRGELE; from the coding sequence ATGTATATAAAATTAAAAAATAAGAAACTATATTCAGATTTAGAAAAACTATTATTAGAAAACGATATAAAATTTTTTACAGTAGACGATATAAGAATTGCTTTACTTTATGTACCTAAGGCTTTTGATTTTAAAAAATTAGAGAAATTTGAAGATAATATAGAACTTATTAAAATAAAGTCAACTTTTAAATTTGCAAGTAGAGAATTTAAAGAAGATGATACGGTGATTAATGTTAAAAATCATCTTATAGGTGGAAATAACTTTATGCTGATGGCAGGACCTTGTTCCGTTGAAAATAAAGAAATGCTTTCGAATATAGCAAAAGAAGTAAAAAAAGGTGGAGCTATTGCACTTAGAGGTGGAGCATATAAGCCGAGAACTTCCCCTTATGATTTTCAAGGGCTTGGAGAAATTGGACTTAAATATTTGAGAGAAGTTGCAGATGAAAATGATATGTTAGTTGTTACTGAAGTTATGGATAGTGAGGACATAGATTTAGTTTTACAATATACTGATATTGTCCAAATTGGTGCAAGAAATATGCAAAATTTTAGTTTGTTAAAAAAATTAGGAAAAATTGATAAGCCAGTTCTTTTAAAAAGAGGTTTAAGTGCAACTATAAACGAATTTCTATTATCAGCAGAATATATTATTGCTCATGGAAATAGACAAGTTATTCTTTGTGAAAGAGGGATAAGAACTTTTGAAACTATGACAAGAAATACAGTTGATATAAATGGACTTGCTTTAGTTAGGGAATTATCACATTTACCTATTATTATAGATGCAAGTCATGGAACAGGGAAGAGAAGCTTAGTTGAGCCTGTAACTCTTGCAGGAATTGTAGCCGGGGCAAATGGTGCTATGGTAGAAGTTCATGAAAACCCTGAATGTGCTTTATCTGATGGGCCACAATCACTAAATTTTGAAATGTTTGAGAAATTGTCTAAAAATTTAAAAAAAGCATTAAAATTTAGAGGAGAATTAGAATAA
- the cysS gene encoding cysteine--tRNA ligase: MIKIYNTLTGHLDEFKPIKEKEVSMYVCGPTVYNYIHIGNTRPAVFFDTVRRYLEYRGYKVNYVQNFTDVDDKMINKANAENVTVKEIADRYIKAYFEDTANINLKEEGMTRPKATDNIDGMIDIIESLIEKGYAYESNGDVYFEVKKYKDGYGELSKQNIEDLESGARINVNEIKKDALDFALWKSSKPNEPSWDSPWGKGRPGWHIECSAMSRKYLGESFDIHGGGLDLIFPHHENEMAQSKCGCGGTFARYWMHNGYININGEKMSKSGSFVLLRDILKSFEGRVIRLFILGSHYRKPMEFSDYELNQAKSSLERIENTLKRIKDIDSEARGENNCEELLITKNEIEQKFIEAMDDDFNTAQALGYVFELIKAVNKALDDGEVSKKGLEILNEVFDYLNIVIQEVLGVKLKLEAEVNNISAELIEFILELRKNARDEKNWALSDKIRDRLLDMGIKIKDGKDKTTWSM, translated from the coding sequence ATGATAAAAATTTACAACACATTGACAGGACACTTAGATGAGTTCAAACCTATAAAAGAAAAAGAGGTTTCAATGTATGTTTGTGGACCAACAGTATATAATTATATACATATAGGGAATACAAGACCAGCAGTGTTTTTTGATACAGTAAGAAGATATCTTGAATATAGAGGATATAAAGTAAATTATGTTCAAAATTTTACAGATGTCGATGATAAAATGATAAATAAAGCTAATGCTGAAAATGTTACTGTAAAGGAAATTGCAGATAGATATATTAAGGCTTATTTTGAGGACACTGCCAATATAAATTTAAAAGAAGAAGGAATGACAAGACCTAAAGCCACTGATAATATTGATGGAATGATAGATATAATAGAATCTCTAATAGAAAAAGGATATGCTTATGAGTCAAATGGAGATGTCTATTTTGAAGTAAAAAAATATAAAGATGGTTATGGAGAATTATCAAAACAAAATATAGAAGACCTTGAAAGTGGAGCCAGAATTAATGTTAATGAAATAAAAAAAGATGCTCTTGACTTTGCTCTTTGGAAAAGTTCAAAACCTAATGAACCTAGTTGGGATTCGCCATGGGGAAAAGGAAGACCGGGTTGGCATATAGAATGTTCAGCTATGTCAAGAAAATATTTAGGAGAAAGTTTTGATATTCATGGAGGAGGTCTAGATTTAATATTCCCTCATCATGAAAATGAAATGGCTCAATCAAAATGTGGTTGTGGAGGAACATTTGCAAGATATTGGATGCATAATGGATACATTAATATCAATGGTGAAAAAATGTCTAAGTCTGGCTCTTTTGTATTACTTAGAGATATATTAAAAAGTTTTGAAGGGAGAGTTATTAGATTATTTATTTTAGGTTCTCATTATAGAAAACCTATGGAATTTTCTGATTATGAGCTAAATCAAGCTAAATCTTCACTTGAAAGAATAGAAAATACTTTAAAAAGAATTAAAGACATAGATAGCGAAGCAAGAGGAGAAAATAATTGTGAAGAATTATTAATCACAAAGAATGAGATAGAACAAAAATTTATCGAAGCTATGGACGATGATTTTAATACTGCTCAAGCTTTAGGTTATGTATTTGAACTTATCAAAGCTGTAAATAAAGCACTAGACGATGGAGAAGTTTCAAAAAAAGGCTTAGAAATATTGAATGAAGTTTTTGATTATTTAAATATTGTAATTCAAGAAGTTTTAGGAGTTAAATTAAAATTAGAAGCTGAAGTAAATAACATTTCAGCTGAACTTATAGAATTTATCTTAGAATTAAGAAAAAATGCTAGAGATGAAAAAAATTGGGCTTTATCTGATAAAATAAGAGATAGATTACTTGATATGGGGATTAAAATCAAAGATGGAAAGGACAAAACTACATGGTCAATGTAG
- a CDS encoding DMP19 family protein, translated as MKPPILTEKYFEYINQENENIEETNEMGETQTKLKYAKITIENIKSLDENSYFDVVEPMWETINIYDGYDEYIQSAQTFTLEQRYLLAITWYFAEVSNGGHYQFLHNPTGIVWEDAIKGFKHFGMNEYADNFQKVVDYCGGTISFGREKRYHMLEILEEKYGEEFFNILGEADDFIYDYEGEENELNYIKSHPEKFVFEGEYESFYNRR; from the coding sequence ATGAAACCTCCTATTTTAACAGAGAAATATTTTGAATATATCAATCAAGAAAATGAAAATATAGAGGAGACAAATGAAATGGGTGAAACACAAACGAAATTAAAATACGCAAAGATTACCATAGAAAATATTAAAAGTTTAGATGAAAATTCTTATTTTGATGTTGTTGAGCCAATGTGGGAAACGATTAATATTTATGATGGATATGATGAGTATATTCAATCAGCGCAGACTTTCACTTTAGAGCAAAGATATTTATTAGCCATTACTTGGTATTTTGCAGAAGTAAGTAATGGAGGTCATTACCAGTTTTTACATAATCCTACAGGGATAGTTTGGGAAGACGCAATAAAAGGTTTCAAACATTTTGGGATGAACGAATATGCAGATAATTTTCAAAAAGTTGTAGACTATTGTGGTGGGACAATATCTTTTGGTAGAGAAAAAAGATACCATATGCTAGAAATATTGGAAGAAAAATACGGAGAGGAATTTTTTAATATTTTAGGTGAAGCCGATGATTTCATTTACGATTATGAAGGTGAAGAAAACGAACTAAACTACATCAAATCTCACCCTGAAAAGTTTGTATTTGAAGGAGAATACGAGAGCTTTTACAATCGGCGTTAA
- a CDS encoding DUF2695 domain-containing protein — MNKFEKRKLLQEYQVKQMEEFEENLPMEKKLFYELFDYLNDKSETVECNHDFSLTNEFLKDKNVDIEKVIEFLRENGAGCDCEVIFNVEEKFEE; from the coding sequence ATGAACAAATTTGAGAAGAGAAAATTGTTACAAGAATATCAAGTCAAACAAATGGAAGAATTTGAAGAGAACTTACCGATGGAAAAGAAATTATTTTATGAATTATTTGATTATCTAAATGATAAATCAGAAACGGTAGAGTGTAATCACGATTTTTCTTTAACAAATGAGTTTTTGAAAGATAAAAATGTGGATATTGAAAAGGTTATAGAATTTTTGCGAGAAAATGGTGCTGGTTGTGATTGTGAAGTGATTTTTAATGTTGAGGAAAAGTTTGAAGAATAA